Proteins from one Rhizoctonia solani chromosome 5, complete sequence genomic window:
- a CDS encoding tubulin folding cofactor D, which translates to MDDAASDDLQLSGFGHEEEFMNVLKSFLDENTQINPLTAVGNDASPQLSRLTSILDEYQEQPYLLDPFLNKMVEPVVEELKNVIRIVIEYEEINEQKTTRLYQLATLMYWYSKTRGMKSIVPFFPHTVQDLPLALRFAEEKEVFLSKSESWGLRYVTAMWLSLICMIPFDLARFDEPDAQFERLTANRLDSIGKRYLTYPGIERESAAMLLARLYMRTDMLAQVPNHIDWAVKRIQEGASTFEVIGIMQIAAILMKAGGAGLVLPYIDYFRGLIETLGSTDASANLLTRNLTKDTIVRKYRIKLIVRLAMCELPGKPRKVNIQNRALVLPGTGAEAGCDSADSEYNVPIPESMEEVVEQLIAGVQDQDTSVRYSSAKGIARVASRLPEAFSDEIVDAITTLFSVHGTNPDDNTLDLPPAAEMTWHGACLSCAELARFGMISASRVKDVVGWICKAGYNRNETGPSRLMYAKVPTQWGQVFAIQPHMFYGRSSELKAEVHVRRAASAAYQEAVGRTGAIPHGIDILRATDFYAVSIRRNAFLVATPQVATYEEYRRPLIVHIMDTTLKHWDPKMRALGSQALGAVCSVDLNTLGPQVVSELRPRLRSIDTNEVHGALLSIAEVSKAFKDQGYENERLQCFKQLSALPSAAFHKFRGDLIAEAACYLVAESISLTAVGLAPADGVPNWRYIILDNGLKHQNEAVQIAASSALSVISGLMDCGQEVQAFVREFQAKNAGPITQCSISRVLGVLAYDKFDNGMGVAIECLIGGLTKNNETYSESIEARRNCIASLSEIIAKTLGSLRALPPLIFRRIYATVLSGFEDYTVDQRGDVGSWVRMATLRAIASISQVVFRNRNRIEPFGEYLPLDLWHQAIGGVLRQGVERLDNVRAVAGEQLMHLIWSDDIRSHASGLWEVPGLNQLEKAFPFDQSVPWNVGEWLFPRVPPLLDISAYRKVLLLGIITSLASRNESAQLPLADALCAYANALPISHESETTDKWSLLGLMDSLLETGRANTSANSIMIPLLKTIDILFGGEVLGRLCSNDDGVKRLISALELAGKGAERLKNVERITAAMKVVVDFVALAPTGSLASKYVELFLGHRFPRVSADTAEALYLLMQTQDLDEPDGLEAVLLQTAWINVDEQTRREKAKEAINLLHTVIGE; encoded by the exons ATGGATGATGCGGCCTCGGACGACCTTCAACTCTCGGGATTCGGGCATGAAGAAGAGTTCATGAACGTCCTAAAAAGCTTTCTGGATGAGAATACGCAAATTAATCCTCTGACAGCTGTAGGGAATGATGCCTCACCACAACTGTCGCGCTTGACTTCCATA CTCGATGAATATCAAGAGCAACCGTATCTGCTGGACCCTTTCCTAAACAAGATGGTTGAGCCCGTCGTAGAGGAGCTCAAGAACGTTATTCGCATTGTTATTGAATACGAAGAGATTAACGAGCAAAAAACTACACGTTTGTATCAACTTGCCACATTGATGTACTGGTACTCGAAGACCAGGGGAATGAAATCGATTG TCCCATTCTTTCCTCACACTGTCCAGGATCTTCCATTGGCCCTTCGCTTTGcggaagaaaaagaagtatTTCTATCAAAATCTGAATCATGGGGGCTACGATATGTCACCGCCATGTGGTTATCTTTGATTTGCATGATACCCTTCGACTTGGCGCGTTTTGATGAACCGGATGCTCAGTTTGAACGCCTAACAGCCAATCGACTTGATAGTATAGGAAAACGTTATCTCACTTATCCAGGTATTGAACGCGAATCGGCTGCCATGCTTTTGGCTCGGCTTTACATGAG AACAGATATGCTTGCTCAAGTTCCGAATCATATAGACTGGGCTGTCAAAAGAATTCAAGAAGGCGCCAGCACATTTGAA GTAATAGGAATCATGCAAATCGCTGCGATATTGATGAAAGCTGGTGGTGCTGGGCTGGTACTACCGTATATTGACTATTTTCGTGGCCTAATCGAAACGCTTGGGTCTACAGAC GCGAGCGCAAATTTGTTGACGAGAAACTTAACAAAAGACACGATAGTACGCAAGTACAGAATCAAGTTAATAGTTCGTTTGGCAATGTGCGAGCTCCCTGGGAAACCACGCAAAGTCAACATTCaga ATCGGGCGCTGGTTCTACCTGGGACTGGAGCTGAAGCCGGATGCGATAGTGCTGATTCAGAGTATAATGTACCGATTCCGGAATCCATGGAAGAAGTTGTCGAGCAACTTATAGCAGGTGTCCAGGATCAA GATACTTCAGTCCGCTACTCAtctgcaaaaggcattgcccGTGTCGCCTCGCGTCTGCCAGAGGCTTTCTCGGACGAGATCGTAGACGCTATTACGACTTTATTCTCG GTTCACGGAACGAATCCCGATGATAATACACTGGATCTCCCGCCTGCTGCAGAAATGACATGGCACGGGGCTTGTTTGTCTTGTGCCGAGCTTGCTCGATTTGGAATGATTTCCGCCAGTAGAGTCAAAGATGTTGTTGGATGGATTTGCAAGGCAGGCTATAACCGTAACGAAACAGG GCCCTCTCGTTTGATGTACGCAAAGGTGCCCACTCAGTGGGGTCAAGTGTTCGCGATTCAGCCTCATATGTTTTATGGGCGCTCGTCAGAGCTCAAAGC GGAAGTACACGTTCGCCGTGCTGCTAGCGCAGCATATCAGGAAGCAGTTGGACGTACC GGCGCCATTCCTCATGGAATAGATATTCTTCGAGCGACCGATTTTTATGCTGTGAGTATCCGCCGGAACGCATTCCTTGTTGCAACGCCCCAAGTAGCCAC ATATGAGGAGTACCGAAGACCTCTCATTGTACACATCATGGATACAACCCTTAAACACTGGGATCCAAAAATGAGGGCTCTGGGATCTCAAGCTTTAGGAGCAGTGTGTAGTGTCGACCTAAATACCCTCGGACCTCAGGTTGTTTCAGAACTT CGTCCCAGACTACGTTCTATTGATACAAACGAAGTACATGGAGCACTTCTTAGCATCGCAGAAGTATCTAAGGCCTTTAAAGATCAAGGCTACGAGAATGAACGGCTCCAG TGTTTCAAACAGCTTTCAGCTCTTCCCAGTGCCGCGTTTCATAAATTCAGGGGTGACCTGATAGCAGAGGCTGCATGCTATCTCGTTGCCGAAAGTATATCCCTAACGGCCGTTGGCCTTGCACCTGCTGATGGCGTACCAAATTGGAGATACATCATTCTGGACAATGGGTTGAAACACCAGAACGAAGCAGTACAAATTGCTGCTTCATCTGCACTATCTGTCATCAGCGGGCTCATGGACTGTGGCCAGGAGGTACAGGCCTTTGTTCGAGAGTTTCAAGCGAAGAACGCCGGTCCGATCACACAGTGCAGTATATCCCGAGTATTGGGTGTTTTGGCATATGACAAGTTCGATAACGGAATGGGTGTTGCAATTGAGTGCCTAATAGGTGGCCTGACGAAGAAT AATGAGACTTATTCTGAGTCAATTGAAGCACGCAGAAATTGCATAGCATCACTATCTGAAATCATAGCCAAAACCCTGGGGTCTCTGCGCGCGC TACCTCCTTTGATTTTCAGGCGAATATATGCGACAGTTCTTTCAGGGTTTGAAGATTACACTGTGGACCAAAGAGGGGATGTTGGGTCTTGGGTGCGGATGGCGACGCTACGGGCTATTGCATCAATATCCCAAGTTGTTTTTCGCAATCGCAATCGCATTGAGCCTTTTGGAGAGTACCTTCCTCTAGATTTATGGCATCAAGCAATTGGAGGCGTGCTTAGACAAGGAGTGGAAAGGTTGGATAATGTCCGTGCGGTTGCAGGAGAACAATTGATGCACTTGATATGGAGCGATGATATTCGCAGTCATGCATCTGGCCTATGGGAAGTTCCAGGATTAAATCAACTTGAAAAAGCTTTCCCATT TGACCAGTCAGTTCCTTGGAATGTCGGCGAGTGGCTATTCCCTCGAGTACCACCTCTACTAGATATATCCGCATATCGCAAAGTACTCCTTCTAGGTATAATCACAAGTTTGGCGAGCCGAAATGAGAGCGCG CAACTTCCCCTAGCCGATGCCCTATGTGCATATGCCAATGCGCTTCCCATATCACATGAATCAGAAACGACAGACAAATGGAGCTTGCTGGGCCTAATGGACTCCCTTTTAGAAACCGGCCGCGCCAATACCTCGGCAAATAGCATTATGATTCCGCTGCTCAAAACGATTGATATCTTATTTGGGGGCGAAGTACTTGGAAGGCTTTGCTCTAACGATGATGGCGTTAAGAG GTTAATTTCAGCTCTCGAATTGGCAGGAAAGGGGGCTGAAAGGCTTAAAAACGTAGAACGCATCACTGCAGCAATGAAAGT CGTTGTCGACTTTGTTGCATTGGCTCCTACGGGAAGCTTGGCCAGTAAATACGTTGAGCTATTCTTGGGCCACCGGTTCCCTCGG GTTAGCGCGGATACCGCAGAAGCGCTGTACCTACTTATGCAAACACAAGATCTTGACGAGCCGGACGGACTTGAGGCAGTGCTGCTTCAAACGGCTTG GATAAATGTGGACGAACAAACTCGCAGGGAAAAGGCAAAAGAAGCAATTAATTTATTGCATACAGTCATTGGAGAATAA